The region AGAAGTTACAACCAAAGATTCTATAGTGCCTGGCGTCTTCCTTCTTTGAAGACCACCGGCAGCATAAAGACGTCCCCCCGTCAATACCTCTGGGAGAAATCCTATGCTTGAGATCAGCGCTACCATGAACTCCGCAGTGGAAGAGATCTTTGCGTTCAAGACCTGCTGCGGCGCACGGGCTTTTGATCAGAACCTGGAGATTCTTATCAAAAACCGGGGGATCCGTCCGGTAATGGTCCCCAGTTACTGTGACCTCCACGGAAGTCGTGGGACATGCCGGATCACCACGCTTGTGCCAAACGGCGATCAGCAAATCCGGCCGGGAGAGGTCAAGGCCTTCTACTGCATGATGGACGAGGTCCTCTGGAAGGAGGCAAGGGAACTGGTCTTGTACGACAGGGATGCCAACGCCTACGCTTTGCCATTGAATGAGGAGGACCGGGATTAGAGCCCCCGGATGCGGGTGTAGTGGGGTTCTTGGGTTACCCGGGGTATTGAGTTTATCGGGTTCACGCTTCAAGCGTAAGGCATCCGAAATCCGGTAATCGCATCTCCGCAATTCCGATAAGGATGGTATTTTCCACCAACAATCACGGAGAGGAGGAACATCTATTGGAAATAATTAAATATACAGAGGAACACCGGATTTTCAGGGAGGCGGTCAGGCGGTTTTTTGCCAAAGAGGTCATCCCCTATACCGACGAATGGGAAGAGGCCGGAAGGGTCCCCAAAAGCGTGTGGCGGAAGATGGGGGAGCAGGGGTTTCTCTGTATGGATGTGCCCGAGGAGTATGGCGGACTGGGGGCTGATTTTCTTTATTCGGTCATCCTGACCGAGGAATTGGGGAAAACGGGCAACACCGGATTGGCCGCGCCGCTTCACAGCGATATTGTGGTCCCCTACATCACCTCATTCGGCTCCGAAGAACTCAAGAAAAAATACCTTCCCGGATGCGTTTCCGGAGAGCTGATCACTGCCGTGGCCATGACCGAACCCAACACCGGAAGCGATCTGGCAGCCATCCGGACCACTGCCGTGGAAGATGGGGATGGAATCGTGATCAACGGCCAGAAGACCTTTATCAGCAATGGGCTGAATTGCGGGCTGGTGGTCCTGGCGGCCAGAGATCCAACGATCGAAAATCCCTATCAGGCCATTGATCTCTATCTGGTGGAGGAAGGCACCCCGGGGTTTGAAAAGGGAAAAAAGATTAAGAAAGTGGGATGGCACAGCCAGGACACGGCCGAACTTTTCTTCAGCGACTGTCGCATCCCCGGGACACACCGTCTGGGAAATAAGGGCGGCGGTTTCATGATACTGATGGAAAAGCTCCAGCAGGAGCGGCTCATGTGCTGTATTATCGCGGTCACCGCTGCCGAACGCATGCTGGAAATGACCATCCAATACTGCAAGGAGAGGAGCGCCTTCGGCCGCCCTATTTCAAAATTTCAGAATACCCAGTTCAAGATCGTTGAGATGGCCACCGAGATCCGGCTGGGCCGGACATTTGTGGACAAGCTGATCGTGGATCACATGGAAGGGGCCAATGTGGTGGTCAATGTATCCATGGCCAAATACTGGACCTCTGAAATGGCCATGCGTGTGGCCGACGGGTGTGTCCAGCTCCACGGGGGCTACGGATACTGTGAGGAATATCCGATCGCCCGGGCCTGGAGAGATGCCCGGGTGCTCTCCATCTTTGCCGGGACCAGCGAGATCATGAAGGGCATCGCCGCTAAATTCATGGGACTCTGAGGAAGGGTGATTGGCAAGTGCCAATTGCGCTCGGGCAATATTATTCTATTTGGAAGGGAGGAAACAGCATGGAGCATCCGATTGATCATTACTGGCAGCTTCGTTTGACAGCCCTCAAGGAGGCATTGGAAAACAATAATTTCGAGGTGTTCATCGCAGACAATGCCGTTGATGCAGGCCATCTGGTCTTGGAAAAGATCCTTCCCAAAATAAGCCCCCGCCGTATCTCATGGGGAGGGTCCATGACCTTTATCGCCACCGGCCTCTATGACGCGCTGAAGGGGATGCCGAACCTGGAGGTCCTGGACACCTTCAACAAGTCCCTGACCCCGGAGGATGCCCTGGAGCTGCGAAGGCAGTCCCTCTTGACAGATCTCTTCATCACCGGAACCAATGCCGTAACAGAGACAGGGGAGCTGGTCAACCTGGATATGACCGGCAACCGTGTGGCCGCGATCACCTTCGGCCCCAGACATGTGGTAATCCTGGTCGGCAGGAACAAAATCGCTTCCGATCTGGAGGCGGCGATGGTACGGATCAAGGAATATGCCGCACCTGCCAATGCCATGCGGTTGGATAAGAAGGCGCCTTGCGTAAAAACATCTATTTGCGAGGAATGCAAATCCCCGGACCGCATTTGCAACACCTGGACCATTACCCAGAAGTCCTTCCCCAAAGGGAGGGTCAAGATCGTCTTGATCAATGAAAGCCTGGGACTCTGATACACGGCGTTGACGACTCATTTGACGGCAGGCTGCAGCCAGAGGCGCCTGCC is a window of Deltaproteobacteria bacterium DNA encoding:
- a CDS encoding acyl-CoA dehydrogenase family protein, whose protein sequence is MEIIKYTEEHRIFREAVRRFFAKEVIPYTDEWEEAGRVPKSVWRKMGEQGFLCMDVPEEYGGLGADFLYSVILTEELGKTGNTGLAAPLHSDIVVPYITSFGSEELKKKYLPGCVSGELITAVAMTEPNTGSDLAAIRTTAVEDGDGIVINGQKTFISNGLNCGLVVLAARDPTIENPYQAIDLYLVEEGTPGFEKGKKIKKVGWHSQDTAELFFSDCRIPGTHRLGNKGGGFMILMEKLQQERLMCCIIAVTAAERMLEMTIQYCKERSAFGRPISKFQNTQFKIVEMATEIRLGRTFVDKLIVDHMEGANVVVNVSMAKYWTSEMAMRVADGCVQLHGGYGYCEEYPIARAWRDARVLSIFAGTSEIMKGIAAKFMGL
- a CDS encoding lactate utilization protein; its protein translation is MEHPIDHYWQLRLTALKEALENNNFEVFIADNAVDAGHLVLEKILPKISPRRISWGGSMTFIATGLYDALKGMPNLEVLDTFNKSLTPEDALELRRQSLLTDLFITGTNAVTETGELVNLDMTGNRVAAITFGPRHVVILVGRNKIASDLEAAMVRIKEYAAPANAMRLDKKAPCVKTSICEECKSPDRICNTWTITQKSFPKGRVKIVLINESLGL